The sequence AAAAACCTCAAGGTTAAAGAACGCAGAATACTTGTTAAAACAGAAACTGCTGAAGAGGCCTCTGAAATGGTGAGAAAATTTCAGGAAGAGAAGTACGGAGGCGCAGTCTTCACAACAGCAGACAAAATCTGAAAAAAAACCTTAAAATATAAAGAACTTAAAAAATATTATTAAATAATTATTA is a genomic window of Methanobacterium congolense containing:
- a CDS encoding DUF1922 domain-containing protein; translation: MYLVFRCDCGRAMYAKEGTARKKCVCGKNLKVKERRILVKTETAEEASEMVRKFQEEKYGGAVFTTADKI